In one window of Escherichia coli DSM 30083 = JCM 1649 = ATCC 11775 DNA:
- the trpE gene encoding anthranilate synthase component I, which yields MQTQKPTLELLTCKGAYRDNPTALFHQLCGDRPATLLLESADIDSKDDLKSLLLVDSALRITALSDTVTIQALSGNGEALLTLLDNALPAGVENEQSPNCRVLRFPPVSPLLDEDARLCSLSVFDAFRLLQNLLNVPKEEREAMFFGGLFSYDLVAGFENLPQLSAENSCPDFCFYLAETLMVIDHQKKSTRIQASLFAPNEEEKQRLTARLNELRQQLTEAAPPLPVVSVPHMRCECNQSDEEFGGVVRLLQKAIRAGEIFQVVPSRRFSLPCPSPLAAYYVLKKSNPSPYMFFMQDNDFTLFGASPESSLKYDATSRQIEIYPIAGTRPRGRRADGSLDRDLDSRIELEMRTDHKELSEHLMLVDLARNDLARICTPGSRYVADLTKVDRYSYVMHLVSRVVGELRHDLDALHAYRACMNMGTLSGAPKVRAMQLIAEAEGRRRGSYGGAVGYFTAHGDLDTCIVIRSALVENGIATVQAGAGVVLDSVPQSEADETRNKARAVLRAIATAHHAQETF from the coding sequence ATGCAAACACAAAAACCGACTCTCGAACTGCTAACCTGCAAAGGCGCTTATCGCGACAACCCGACTGCGCTTTTTCACCAGTTGTGTGGGGATCGCCCGGCAACGCTGCTGCTGGAATCCGCAGATATCGACAGCAAAGATGATTTAAAAAGCCTGCTGCTGGTAGACAGTGCGCTGCGCATTACAGCATTAAGTGACACTGTCACAATCCAGGCGCTTTCCGGCAATGGAGAAGCCCTGTTGACACTACTGGATAACGCCTTGCCTGCGGGTGTGGAAAATGAACAATCACCAAACTGCCGCGTACTGCGCTTCCCGCCTGTCAGTCCACTGCTGGATGAAGACGCCCGCTTATGCTCCCTTTCGGTTTTTGACGCTTTCCGCTTATTACAGAATCTGTTGAATGTACCGAAGGAAGAACGAGAAGCAATGTTCTTCGGCGGCCTGTTCTCTTATGACCTTGTGGCGGGATTTGAAAATTTACCGCAACTGTCAGCGGAAAATAGCTGCCCTGATTTCTGTTTTTATCTCGCTGAAACGCTGATGGTGATTGACCATCAGAAAAAAAGCACCCGTATTCAGGCCAGCCTGTTTGCTCCGAATGAAGAAGAAAAACAACGTCTCACTGCTCGCCTGAACGAACTACGTCAGCAACTGACCGAAGCCGCGCCGCCGCTGCCGGTGGTTTCCGTGCCGCATATGCGTTGTGAATGTAACCAGAGCGATGAAGAGTTCGGTGGCGTAGTGCGTTTGTTGCAAAAAGCGATTCGCGCCGGAGAAATTTTCCAGGTGGTGCCATCTCGCCGTTTCTCTCTGCCCTGCCCGTCACCGCTGGCGGCCTATTACGTGCTGAAAAAGAGTAATCCCAGCCCGTACATGTTTTTTATGCAGGATAATGATTTCACCCTGTTTGGCGCGTCGCCGGAAAGTTCGCTCAAGTATGACGCCACCAGCCGCCAGATTGAGATTTACCCGATTGCCGGAACACGTCCACGCGGTCGTCGTGCCGATGGTTCGCTGGACAGAGACCTCGACAGCCGCATCGAACTGGAGATGCGTACCGATCATAAAGAGCTTTCTGAACATCTGATGCTGGTGGATCTCGCCCGTAATGACCTGGCACGCATTTGCACACCCGGCAGCCGCTACGTCGCCGATCTCACCAAAGTTGACCGTTACTCTTACGTGATGCACCTGGTCTCCCGCGTTGTTGGTGAGCTGCGCCACGATCTCGACGCCCTGCACGCTTACCGCGCCTGTATGAATATGGGGACGTTAAGCGGTGCACCGAAAGTACGCGCTATGCAGTTAATTGCCGAAGCAGAAGGTCGTCGACGCGGCAGCTACGGCGGCGCGGTAGGTTATTTTACCGCGCATGGCGATCTCGACACCTGCATTGTGATCCGCTCGGCGCTGGTGGAAAACGGTATCGCCACCGTGCAAGCCGGTGCTGGCGTAGTCCTTGATTCTGTTCCGCAGTCGGAAGCCGACGAAACTCGTAATAAAGCCCGCGCTGTACTGCGCGCTATTGCCACCGCGCATCATGCACAGGAGACCTTCTGA